The DNA segment ACATCGCCGCGTGCGCGGGCGTCAAGGAGGCCGAGGACGACTTCGCCGAGTGGACCTGGTCGCAGGTGACCTTCGGGGCCGGCGGCGAGGACGGGGTCTGGGCGGTGCCGCAGGACACGGGCCCGATGGCCCTCTTCTACCGCAAGGACCTGTTCGAGAAGCACGGCATATCCGTCCCGGAAACCTGGGAGGAGTACTACGGGGCGGCCAAAAAGCTGAAGAAGGCCGACCCGAAGGCGTACATGACGCACTTCTCGCAGACGGACCCGAACTGGTTCAGCGGCCTGCTGTGGCAGATGGGCTCGAACATGTTCGCCCAGGACGGCGACGCGTGGAAGGTCGATGTCGACAGCCCGGCCGCCGGTGAGGTGGCGGACTACTGGCAGAGGATGATCGACGAGAAACTGGTCGCGACCGATCTGCAGGGCTTCTCCCCGGCGCTCTACAAGGCGTGGAACGACGGCGAGGTGGCGACCTGGGTCAGCGCCGCCTGGGGCTACAGCACCATCCGCGACAACGCCAAGGCGACCTCCGGCAAGTGGGGCGTCGCGCCGATGCCGCAGTGGTCGGCGGGCGACGACACGGCCGGCAACTGGGGCGGTTCGACTACGGCCGTCCTCGGCGGGAGCGAGCACCCCCATGAGGCGGCGAAGTTCGCGCTGTGGCTGAACACGGACCCGAAGGCGCTGGAGATCCTCAACCGTGAGGGCGGTCTCTACCCCGCGGCCATCGAGGGACTCGAGCTGGAGGCCCTGCAGCAGCCGGTGGACTTCTACGGCGGCCAGAAGATCTTCGACGTCTTCGCGGACGCCTCCCTGAACGTCACCACGGACTGGACCTTCGGTCCGACGATGACGGACACCTACCGCTTCATGGGCGACGGCATAGCGGAAGCGCTGGGCGGCAAGGGGACGCTCGAGGACGCGCTTGCGCAGACGGACACCAAGACGGTGGACTCCCTGGAGAAGCAGTCCCTCGAGGTCGCCAAGTAAGTGACGTGGACCGGCGGCGCGTTGGAATGCGCCGCCGGTCCTCTCCCCCCTCGTCAAGGAAGCCTGGGAAGAGACCACGACATGACCGTCGACCGGACAGCCGCGACAGCGGCGCCGCCAGCGAAGAACACCGCAGCTCCCGCTCCGCCGCGCCGCAGACGGAACTGGGCGCCCGTCTTCTTCCTCCTGCCGTTCTTCATACCGTTCGTACTGTTCACCCTGGTGCCGGTCGGCTACGCCTTCTACCAGAGCCTGCTCAGGACGGAACGGACCGGCGGCACCTTCGGCCGCAAGACGACCGTGTTCGCCGGTCTCGAGCAGTACAGGGAAGTGTTCGGCGACGCCGAGTTCCTCGGCAGCGTCGGCCGGGTACTGCTCTTCGGCCTGGTGCAGATCCCGGTGATGCTGGCCCTGGCCCTGGCGCTCGCGCTGCTGCTGGACTCCACGGTCGCCCGCCTCAAGCGCTTCTTCCGCATCGCCTACTTCGTGCCGTACGGCATCCCCGGCGTGATCGCCGCACTGATGTGGGCCTTCCTGTACGACCCACGCCTGTCGCCCGTCGTGGACCTGCTCGAGAAGGCCGGGTCCGCGCCGGACTTCCTCGGCTCGTCGATGATGCTCTGGTCCATCGGCAACATCGTGACCTGGACCTACACCGGGTACAACATGCTGATCATCTACGCCGCGCTACAGGCCGTCCCGTCCGACATCTACGAGGCGGCGCGCATGGACGGAGCGGGCGAGGCGACGATCGCCTGGCGCATCAAGATCCCCATCCTGCGCCCGGCCCTCATCCTGACGGGTGTCTTCTCGATCATCGGGACCCTGCAACTGTTCACCGAACCACAGGTGCTGCGCTCCATCTCCACCAGCGTCACCAGCACCTACACACCGAACCTGGCGGCCTACTCGCTCGCCTCGTCGGACAACTACAGTGAGGCCGCCGCCATGTCGGTGACGCTGGCCCTGGCCACGTTCGTCCTGTCGTTCGGATTCCTCAAGCTCACGGGTCGAAAGGCTGGATCATGAGCCTCCTCACCGACACCGCGGGCGCCCACGCGCCCGCGCCGGCCTCCGGGACGACACCGCGCGGCCCGCGGGAGAGCCGCCTCTCGGTGGTCGTCGCCACCGGTTTCCTGGCCGTGATCGCCCTCTACATGCTGCTTCCGGTGTTCTGGCTGGTCGTCTCGGCCACCAAGAACCAGGGCGACCTGGTCGGCTCTTTCGGCCTGTGGTTCTCCGACTTCCACCTGATCGACAACCTGCGGGCACTGTTCGCCAAGCAGGACGGGGTCTATCTGCCCTGGCTGCTCAACAGCCTCCTGTACGCCGGCGCGGGTGCGGCCGTCGGCACACTGCTGTCCGCCATGGCCGGCTATGCCTTGGCCAAGTACCGTTTCCGCGGGCGGGAGTTCCTGTTCTCCGTCGTGCTCGGCGGTGTGCTGGTCCCGGCCACGGCGCTCGCGCTGCCGCTGTTCCTGCTCTTCGCCGAGGTGGGCGCCACCAACACCTTCTGGGCGGTCTTCCTGCCCAGCGTCGTCAGCCCGTTCGGCGTCTACCTCTCGCGTATCTTCGCTGCCGCCTCCGTGCCCGACGAACTCCTGGAGGCCGCCCGTATCGACGGGTCGGGAGAGCTGCGGACCTTCTTCACCATGGCACTGCGGCTGATGTCGCCCGCCATGGTGACGATCTTCCTGTTCCAGTTCGTGGTCATCTGGAACAACTTCCTGCTACCGCTGGTGATGCTCCAGGACGACCGCCTCTACCCGGTCACCCTGGGCCTGTTCACCTGGCAGTCCCAGGTCAGCCGCGACCCCTCGCTGCAGATCCTCAGCATCACCGGGTCGCTCGTCTCGGTCGTCCCGATCGTCATCACCTTCCTGGTGCTCCAGCGCTACTGGAAGGCCGGTCTCGCGGCGGGGGCGGTGAAGTCGTGAACGACGCGTTCAAGCACCTGTCCGACCGGTCCGGCGGGATCGCCCACGGCGGCGGCTACGACAACGACCGCGTCTGCCGCGAGGTGCTGGAACGCGGCGTCGGTGAACCGGCCGTGGTCGGGCCGGCCCGGCTTTCGCAGAGGGCGGCCTCCTCCGCCCGCCCCCACCCCGGACCTACCGAAAGCGTACGCACGTGACCGCCGACCGTTCTTCCCCTCTCCTCCATTTCCGTGCGGGGGGCACGAGCCTGGTCCTCGACTGCTCGGGGCCCCGCCTCCCACGGGTGCTGCACTGGGGAGCCGACCTCGGAGACCTGGGAGACGGCGCACCGGACGGCGCGGGCGACCTCGCCTCCCTCGCCACGGCGAGCATCGCCGAACTGGGCACCAGCGTTCCCGACGTCCCGGTCCCCGTGAGCGTGCTGCCCGAGCAGTCGGCCGGCTGGCTGGGTACACCGGGGCTGTCCGGGCACCGCGAGGGCGCCGACTTCTCCTGCGCCTTCACCGTCCGGGAGCTGCGGCTGACGGCCCCTCGCTCACTGACGGTCGAGGCCACGGACGGACAGGCCCGGCTCGGCCTGCGGTGGGAGCTGGAGCTGACCTCCTCCGGTCTCGTCCGCCATCGTGCGTTCCTCACCAACCAGGGTGAGGGCCCCTACACGCTGGAGGCACTGCAGCTCGCCCTGCCGGTACCGGCCCACGCCGCCGAAGTGCTCGACATGACCGGCCGCCACCTGCGGGAGCGCTCTCCGCAGCGGCACGGGTTCACCCGAGGCACGCACCTTCGGGAGAACCGTCGCGGCCGCACCGGCGTCGATGCGACGCTCGTCCACACCGTGGGTGAGCGCGGTTTCGGCTTCCGCGGCGGTGAGGTGTGGGGTCTGCACGTGGCGTGGAGCGGCAACCACCGCACGTTCGCCGAGCGGACGAACTCCGGCGTCTCGCTCCTGGGCGGCGGTGAGCTGCTCCTGCCGGGCGAGGTGCGTCTGCGGCCCGGCGCCACGTACGGGACTCCGTGGATGTACGGCTCCTACGGCCAGGGCCTGGACGACATGGCGGCCCGCTTCCACGCCTACCTGCGGCAACGCTCTCGTCATCCCGCCGCACCGCGGCCCGTCACACTCAACACCTGGGAGGCGGTCTACTTCCGGCAGGACCTGGACACCCTCACGGCCCTGGCGGACGCGGCGGCGGAGGTCGGCGCCGAACGGTTCGTGCTCGACGACGGCTGGTTCTGCGGACGCCGCGACGACCGGGCCGGGGTGGGCGACTGGTACGTGGACCCCGAGGTCTGGCCGCAGGGGCTGCATCCGCTCGTCGAACACGTCCGTTCCCGTGGGCTCCAGTTCGGTCTCTGGGTGGAACCCGAGATGATCAACCCGGACTCGGACCTGGCCAGGGCCCATCCGGAGTGGACACTGTCCGCGGCCGGGCGCATGCCGCCGGAGGCCCGGCACCAGCAGGTGCTCGATCTGGGCCGCCCGGAGGCGTACGCGTACGTGCTCGAACGCCTGGACGCCCTGGTCACCGAGTACGCCATCGACTACCTCAAGTGGGACCACAACCGCGACCTCGTCGACGCGGGCAGCGGTGCGCGCGGCATCGGCGGGGTGCACGCACAGACCACCTCGGTGTACGCGCTGATGGACGAACTGCGCCGACGCCACCCGGCACTGGAGATCGAGTCCTGTTCCTCGGGCGGCGCACGGGTGGACCTCGGAATCCTCGAACGCAGCGACCGGGTGTGGACGAGCGACTGCATCGACGCCCTGGAACGACAGCAGATCCAGTGCTGGACGGGCCTGCTGCTGCCTCCGGAGCTGATGGGCGCGCACGTCGGCGCGCCCGTCTCGCACACCACGGGCCGCACGCACGGTCTCGACTTCCGTGCCGGCACCGCGCTCTTCGGCCACATGGGCATCGAGTGGGACCTCACCCGGGCGACGCCCGGGGAACGCCGTCGGCTCGCCGACTGGATCGAGGCCCACAAGCGCCTCCGCCCGCTGCTGCACGCCGGGACGGTCGTCCACGCCGACCACCACGATCCCGCGCTGCTGGTGCACGGCGTCGTGGCCCCCGACCTGTCCCGTGCCGTCTACGCCGTGGTACAGACGGCGACGAGCGTGCAGGCCCCGGCGGGCCGCGTGCGCCTGCCCGGCCTGGCGCCGGACGCGCGCTACACCCTTGCCCCGCTGCCGCCGGGGGACGAGTTCCGGGGGCCGACGACGAGCCCGCTGCCCTGGTGGACACCGGAGGGTGTCACGCTGTCGGGCCGTACCCTGTCCGTCCTCGGCGTCCAGGCGCCCACCCTCCACCCGGAAAGCCTGGTGCTGATCGAGGCCCGGCGGCTCGCGCCCTGATCGTCGGCCGTCGGCTCCTCGCCGGGGCCGAGCCGGCCCGCGACGAGTCGGACCGCTCGCCGTCGGCGGCGGACCGGGGCTGATGTGCCGAGGCCGTCCGCCGAGCTCTGTCCGGCACGGTGCGGGCCACTGATCGCCGGCATGTGCGGCGCGACCTGTGCGAAGCCGCCCCGGGTGCCGGTCAGCGGGCGCGGGCTCTCGCCCGTCAGGGAGTCGAGGGGCCGGGCCAGACGGCGGAGGCGTCGTCGCGATGGGGGCCGGGCAGCCGGATCGGGCGGACCGGGACGGGGTGTTCGCGTCCTTCGGTGACGGCCCTCCACGGGACGGGGTGTCCGGAGCAGCACGGGGTGTTCAGGGCGAACACGTTGTCGGCGTAGACCTCGGCGTGCGCGCCGACCGTGAGGATGCGCAGCGAGGCGGCAGGGTCCGTCAGGACGGTTTCACCGAGCCGGGTGCCGCCGGAGCCGGTGCCCCAGAGGTTCCTGCCGTCGCAGCCCACGGCAAGGGCGGGGCCGTCGCTGTCCGGGGTGTCTGTGCGCAGGGTGATCTCGGCACGGCCGGTTGTGAACCCGGGTGGGCACTGAGCCGCGTGGCTCGGCCCGGCACGGTGCCATGCCGTTGGGACGACGTGCCACGCCCGTCGGCTCCGGTCGCATCAGGCGTTGAGCTGCCAGATGGCGAGGTTGAGGGCCGCTGCGTACAGCGTCCACAGTGCGTAAGGGACGAGGACGAGGGAGGCGGCCTGGCTCGTGCGCCGGAAAAGCAGCATCGTGGTGCCGAGAGCGGCCAGGAGCAGGCAGATGTCGAGGAACGCGAGGCCGTACCGGCCGGCGGTGAAGAACAACGGCGTCCAGGCCAGGTTGAAGGCAAGCTGCGCGCCCCACAGGACGATCTCCGCCTTGACCTCCGCCAGTGGCCGGCGGCGCAGTACGAGCCAGGCGGAGACGGCGATGGTGGCGTACAGCGCCGTCCAGACCGGACCGAACAGCCAGGAGGGCGGGGCCCACGCGGGGCGCTCGAGTGAGCGGTACGTGCTGCCCGGGTCCGCGGCCGCGACACCGCCCAGAGCGGCCACCGCGTAACAGATCGCGAGAAGCAGGAGCAGCAGCAGGAGCGAGGAGGAGCGGGGGCGCAGGTCCTTCCCGGGCGGGGCTCCCGTCATCTGCTGTCTCCTTCCGTTGCACCGACGCTGTCGTGGCCGGGTGCCCCGGAATCCGCCGCCTGATGCGACACGTGGCACGCGGTGTCCGCTCATGCCTGTCCCGTGTGTGGCCGTGCCGAGGCGTCGCTGATGCGACCCGACGCCCGAGGACGCCGAGCGTACCGGCCCTACCGGGCGTGCGGTGGGAGGCGCAACCTCTGCCGATCCCGCGGCACACCTGTGCCGCAGCCGTCTGCCGGTTCGGCCGACGCCCGGCGGAGGCGTGCCGTGCCGGACGGCTGTCGGCCTTCCCTCTTCGGCTCCGACCTGTTCCCCGCCGCACGCGGGTGGATCCGCGAGGCCGCGTGCGTGGGCGGGGACCCCGAGCTGTTCTTCCCTCCGGCCGAGCGGGAGAACGAGTCCCAGGTCGCTCGCGCCCGTGCGGTCTGCCGTCGCTGCCGCGTCCTGCTCGCCTGCCGCCGGTGGGCCGTCGAGCATGGGGAGGACACCGGTATCTGGGGGGCGATCACCGCCGCGCAGCGTCGCGCCATCCGGCGGGAGCTGCTCGACGGCCCGGAGAGACGACGAACGACGGGGAAGACGGTTCGCGCGCGTCGGGAATGACTTCGGCCGCCGCGGCGTCGGAAACGACGACTCTGTTGCTCCATTGCGGAGAGTGACGCCGGCCCGTCGACGGGGCACAGGGAACGGGCCTCGCGAGGAGGCGGTCCGGCCCCGGCCCCTCTCGGATGCGGTGCGTGACCATCCCCCGAATTGAGCAGCAGAGTCAACGACGAGGGCAAAGCCTCGAGGGCCGAGACGGGCGAACAAGTGCTCGGCATTCGGCGTGAACCCTACGAGTCCGCGGACGGCATGCCGGACCATGCGTAACGCGTGCGCAGCTCGCGGACGACGCCGAAGGCGGCAGCGGTGACCGGGACCGCGAGGAGCACTCCGACGATCCCGCCCACGGACGCGCCCGCGGTGAGCGCCACGAGGACCAGCGCCGGGTGGATCCGCACGGTCCGGCTCTGGACCATCGGCTGGAAGACGTTCCCCTCCAGCGCCTGCACCACGAGCACCACCCCGAGTGCCCACAGCGCGACGGCGAACCCCCGGTCGGCGAGCGCGACCAGCACGGCCGCGGCCCCGGAGACGAAGGCGCCGATATAGGGGACGTAGGCACCGATGAAGACGATCGCCCCGAGCCCGAGGGCACCCGGCACGCGCAGGATCAGCAGACCGGCGGTGATGCAGACGGCGTCGGTGAGCGCGACCACGGTGGTGCCCCGCATGAACCCCTCCACGCCCTCGAAGGCCCGCCGGGCCATCGCCTCGACGGCGTCGGCGCTGCCGCGCGGGACGAGCGAGCGCAGCGTGCCGACGGCCTGGTGGGAGTCGCGCAGGAAGAAGAAGACCAACAGCAGCGCGAGCACGGCCATGCCGAGGGCCTGCGCGACGAAACCGGCCCCGGTCACGACG comes from the Streptomyces sp. KMM 9044 genome and includes:
- a CDS encoding ABC transporter substrate-binding protein; protein product: MSLRTQRPMLRRTLAALAALPLLATAACGGSGTEDSASGGQGTCEKSEGKVELTYWSWIPGVEKAVAEWNRQNPDIQVSVKSTPNGNAGTYQNMANALKTGNAPDLGQIEYDSLASFRLQEGLTDIAACAGVKEAEDDFAEWTWSQVTFGAGGEDGVWAVPQDTGPMALFYRKDLFEKHGISVPETWEEYYGAAKKLKKADPKAYMTHFSQTDPNWFSGLLWQMGSNMFAQDGDAWKVDVDSPAAGEVADYWQRMIDEKLVATDLQGFSPALYKAWNDGEVATWVSAAWGYSTIRDNAKATSGKWGVAPMPQWSAGDDTAGNWGGSTTAVLGGSEHPHEAAKFALWLNTDPKALEILNREGGLYPAAIEGLELEALQQPVDFYGGQKIFDVFADASLNVTTDWTFGPTMTDTYRFMGDGIAEALGGKGTLEDALAQTDTKTVDSLEKQSLEVAK
- a CDS encoding carbohydrate ABC transporter permease, coding for MTVDRTAATAAPPAKNTAAPAPPRRRRNWAPVFFLLPFFIPFVLFTLVPVGYAFYQSLLRTERTGGTFGRKTTVFAGLEQYREVFGDAEFLGSVGRVLLFGLVQIPVMLALALALALLLDSTVARLKRFFRIAYFVPYGIPGVIAALMWAFLYDPRLSPVVDLLEKAGSAPDFLGSSMMLWSIGNIVTWTYTGYNMLIIYAALQAVPSDIYEAARMDGAGEATIAWRIKIPILRPALILTGVFSIIGTLQLFTEPQVLRSISTSVTSTYTPNLAAYSLASSDNYSEAAAMSVTLALATFVLSFGFLKLTGRKAGS
- a CDS encoding carbohydrate ABC transporter permease, which produces MSLLTDTAGAHAPAPASGTTPRGPRESRLSVVVATGFLAVIALYMLLPVFWLVVSATKNQGDLVGSFGLWFSDFHLIDNLRALFAKQDGVYLPWLLNSLLYAGAGAAVGTLLSAMAGYALAKYRFRGREFLFSVVLGGVLVPATALALPLFLLFAEVGATNTFWAVFLPSVVSPFGVYLSRIFAAASVPDELLEAARIDGSGELRTFFTMALRLMSPAMVTIFLFQFVVIWNNFLLPLVMLQDDRLYPVTLGLFTWQSQVSRDPSLQILSITGSLVSVVPIVITFLVLQRYWKAGLAAGAVKS
- a CDS encoding alpha-galactosidase, with product MTADRSSPLLHFRAGGTSLVLDCSGPRLPRVLHWGADLGDLGDGAPDGAGDLASLATASIAELGTSVPDVPVPVSVLPEQSAGWLGTPGLSGHREGADFSCAFTVRELRLTAPRSLTVEATDGQARLGLRWELELTSSGLVRHRAFLTNQGEGPYTLEALQLALPVPAHAAEVLDMTGRHLRERSPQRHGFTRGTHLRENRRGRTGVDATLVHTVGERGFGFRGGEVWGLHVAWSGNHRTFAERTNSGVSLLGGGELLLPGEVRLRPGATYGTPWMYGSYGQGLDDMAARFHAYLRQRSRHPAAPRPVTLNTWEAVYFRQDLDTLTALADAAAEVGAERFVLDDGWFCGRRDDRAGVGDWYVDPEVWPQGLHPLVEHVRSRGLQFGLWVEPEMINPDSDLARAHPEWTLSAAGRMPPEARHQQVLDLGRPEAYAYVLERLDALVTEYAIDYLKWDHNRDLVDAGSGARGIGGVHAQTTSVYALMDELRRRHPALEIESCSSGGARVDLGILERSDRVWTSDCIDALERQQIQCWTGLLLPPELMGAHVGAPVSHTTGRTHGLDFRAGTALFGHMGIEWDLTRATPGERRRLADWIEAHKRLRPLLHAGTVVHADHHDPALLVHGVVAPDLSRAVYAVVQTATSVQAPAGRVRLPGLAPDARYTLAPLPPGDEFRGPTTSPLPWWTPEGVTLSGRTLSVLGVQAPTLHPESLVLIEARRLAP
- a CDS encoding TspO/MBR family protein, yielding MTGAPPGKDLRPRSSSLLLLLLLLAICYAVAALGGVAAADPGSTYRSLERPAWAPPSWLFGPVWTALYATIAVSAWLVLRRRPLAEVKAEIVLWGAQLAFNLAWTPLFFTAGRYGLAFLDICLLLAALGTTMLLFRRTSQAASLVLVPYALWTLYAAALNLAIWQLNA
- a CDS encoding WhiB family transcriptional regulator, with amino-acid sequence MPDGCRPSLFGSDLFPAARGWIREAACVGGDPELFFPPAERENESQVARARAVCRRCRVLLACRRWAVEHGEDTGIWGAITAAQRRAIRRELLDGPERRRTTGKTVRARRE
- a CDS encoding AI-2E family transporter is translated as MQLLPEPVRRLAAWCAVILLAVGVGYIGIQVCVALRSAVVPVLLALLGTALLLPLHRWMVKAKINRSVAAGLACTAVLAVVGGAVYVLTAALVDTWDQIVASLRRGVRGLADHFGADGTSLGDLADDALDLLGRFGGTAASGVVTGAGFVAQALGMAVLALLLVFFFLRDSHQAVGTLRSLVPRGSADAVEAMARRAFEGVEGFMRGTTVVALTDAVCITAGLLILRVPGALGLGAIVFIGAYVPYIGAFVSGAAAVLVALADRGFAVALWALGVVLVVQALEGNVFQPMVQSRTVRIHPALVLVALTAGASVGGIVGVLLAVPVTAAAFGVVRELRTRYAWSGMPSADS